A window from Camelus dromedarius isolate mCamDro1 chromosome 9, mCamDro1.pat, whole genome shotgun sequence encodes these proteins:
- the LOC105104707 gene encoding poliovirus receptor isoform X4, with product MAQAVRLAWPRLLVSLLSLSWSPTVAETEVVSVLAPAQVHGFLGDTVKLPCKLQLMEDKVTVTQVTWTRQKPTEAIRSVAVFHPTQGPSFPEPGRLEFVAAKPGEELRDASLALRGLGAEDEANYTCQFATFPQGDRSARTWLRVLAKPQNKAETQEVPLSPLGPEPVPVASCVSTGGRPPAHISWSSHLDGKANKSQVPGPLPGTFTVISLLTLTPSSQMDGKNVTCRVEHESLEEPVLLPVTLSMPYSPEVSISGYDDNWYLGLHGATLHCDVRSKPEPTGYNWSTSTGPLPPSAVAQDTQLLIHTVDESINTTFICLVTNALGTGQAELTVLVRGLPREQPHSGLSSWKIILLTLGILVGLALSLFVYLWLRRSL from the exons ATGGCTCAAGCCGTTCGCTTAGCTTGGCCACGGCTGCTGGTATCCCTGCTGTCTCTGTCCTGGTCGCCCACGGTAGCCG AGACTGAGGTGGTCAGTGTACTGGCCCCTGCCCAGGTGCACGGCTTCCTGGGCGACACCGTGAAGCTGCCATGCAAATTACAGCTCATGGAGGATAAAGTGACAGTGACTCAGGTGACTTGGACCCGGCAGAAGCCGACGGAGGCCATCCGCAGCGTGGCAGTCTTCCACCCTACCCAGGGCCCCAGTTTCCCCGAGCCCGGGCGGTTGGAGTTTGTGGCCGCCAAGCCAGGAGAGGAGCTACGGGACGCATCGCTGGCCTTGCGGGGGTTGGGCGCAGAGGATGAGGCCAACTACACCTGCCAGTTCGCCACGTTCCCTCAAGGCGACAGGAGCGCCCGAACCTGGCTCCGGGTGCTGG CCAAACCCCAGAACAAGGCCGAGACCCAGGAGGTCCCACTCAGCCCACTCGGCCCAGAGCCTGTGCCTGTGGCCAGCTGTGTCTCCACGGGGGGTCGCCCGCCTGCCCACATCTCCTGGTCCTCGCACCTGGACGGGAAGGCAAATAAGAGCCAGGTGCCAGGGCCCCTGCCCGGCACCTTCACCGTCATCAGCCTCTTAACCTTAACACCTTCGAGCCAGATGGATGGCAAGAACGTCACATGCAGAGTGGAGCATGAGAGCCTGGAGGAGCCGGTGTTGCTGCCTGTGACCCTCAGCATGCCCT ATTCCCCTGAGGTTTCCATCTCTGGCTATGATGACAACTGGTACCTTGGCCTCCATGGGGCCACCCTGCACTGTGACGTCCGCAGCAAACCAGAGCCCACGGGCTATAACTGGAGCAC GTCCACGGGACCCCTGCCACCCTCTGCTGTGGCCCAGGACACCCAGCTCCTGATCCATACTGTGGATGAATCCATCAACACGACTTTCATCTGCCTTGTCACCAACGCCCTGGGGACGGGCCAGGCAGAACTGACAGTCCTGGTCAGAG GACTTCCTAGGGAGCAACCACATTCGGGCTTATCCTCTTGGAAAATTATCCTCCTGACTCTGGGAATCCTGGTTGGTCTGGCCTTGTCCCTGTTCGTTTATCTCTGGCTACGCAGAAGCCTCT
- the LOC105104707 gene encoding poliovirus receptor isoform X3 yields MAQAVRLAWPRLLVSLLSLSWSPTVAETEVVSVLAPAQVHGFLGDTVKLPCKLQLMEDKVTVTQVTWTRQKPTEAIRSVAVFHPTQGPSFPEPGRLEFVAAKPGEELRDASLALRGLGAEDEANYTCQFATFPQGDRSARTWLRVLAKPQNKAETQEVPLSPLGPEPVPVASCVSTGGRPPAHISWSSHLDGKANKSQVPGPLPGTFTVISLLTLTPSSQMDGKNVTCRVEHESLEEPVLLPVTLSMPYSPEVSISGYDDNWYLGLHGATLHCDVRSKPEPTGYNWSTSTGPLPPSAVAQDTQLLIHTVDESINTTFICLVTNALGTGQAELTVLVRGLPREQPHSGLSSWKIILLTLGILVGLALSLFVYLWLRRSLCHKRRSPSANGVSYSTVDSKDSSPQDPPTESTR; encoded by the exons ATGGCTCAAGCCGTTCGCTTAGCTTGGCCACGGCTGCTGGTATCCCTGCTGTCTCTGTCCTGGTCGCCCACGGTAGCCG AGACTGAGGTGGTCAGTGTACTGGCCCCTGCCCAGGTGCACGGCTTCCTGGGCGACACCGTGAAGCTGCCATGCAAATTACAGCTCATGGAGGATAAAGTGACAGTGACTCAGGTGACTTGGACCCGGCAGAAGCCGACGGAGGCCATCCGCAGCGTGGCAGTCTTCCACCCTACCCAGGGCCCCAGTTTCCCCGAGCCCGGGCGGTTGGAGTTTGTGGCCGCCAAGCCAGGAGAGGAGCTACGGGACGCATCGCTGGCCTTGCGGGGGTTGGGCGCAGAGGATGAGGCCAACTACACCTGCCAGTTCGCCACGTTCCCTCAAGGCGACAGGAGCGCCCGAACCTGGCTCCGGGTGCTGG CCAAACCCCAGAACAAGGCCGAGACCCAGGAGGTCCCACTCAGCCCACTCGGCCCAGAGCCTGTGCCTGTGGCCAGCTGTGTCTCCACGGGGGGTCGCCCGCCTGCCCACATCTCCTGGTCCTCGCACCTGGACGGGAAGGCAAATAAGAGCCAGGTGCCAGGGCCCCTGCCCGGCACCTTCACCGTCATCAGCCTCTTAACCTTAACACCTTCGAGCCAGATGGATGGCAAGAACGTCACATGCAGAGTGGAGCATGAGAGCCTGGAGGAGCCGGTGTTGCTGCCTGTGACCCTCAGCATGCCCT ATTCCCCTGAGGTTTCCATCTCTGGCTATGATGACAACTGGTACCTTGGCCTCCATGGGGCCACCCTGCACTGTGACGTCCGCAGCAAACCAGAGCCCACGGGCTATAACTGGAGCAC GTCCACGGGACCCCTGCCACCCTCTGCTGTGGCCCAGGACACCCAGCTCCTGATCCATACTGTGGATGAATCCATCAACACGACTTTCATCTGCCTTGTCACCAACGCCCTGGGGACGGGCCAGGCAGAACTGACAGTCCTGGTCAGAG GACTTCCTAGGGAGCAACCACATTCGGGCTTATCCTCTTGGAAAATTATCCTCCTGACTCTGGGAATCCTGGTTGGTCTGGCCTTGTCCCTGTTCGTTTATCTCTGGCTACGCAGAAGCCTCT gTCACAAACGGCGCAGCCCCTCTGCTAATGGC
- the LOC105104707 gene encoding poliovirus receptor isoform X2 — translation MAQAVRLAWPRLLVSLLSLSWSPTVAETEVVSVLAPAQVHGFLGDTVKLPCKLQLMEDKVTVTQVTWTRQKPTEAIRSVAVFHPTQGPSFPEPGRLEFVAAKPGEELRDASLALRGLGAEDEANYTCQFATFPQGDRSARTWLRVLAKPQNKAETQEVPLSPLGPEPVPVASCVSTGGRPPAHISWSSHLDGKANKSQVPGPLPGTFTVISLLTLTPSSQMDGKNVTCRVEHESLEEPVLLPVTLSMPYSPEVSISGYDDNWYLGLHGATLHCDVRSKPEPTGYNWSTSTGPLPPSAVAQDTQLLIHTVDESINTTFICLVTNALGTGQAELTVLVRGLPREQPHSGLSSWKIILLTLGILVGLALSLFVYLWLRRSLCHKRRSPSANGKVSYSTVDSKDSSPQDPPTESTR, via the exons ATGGCTCAAGCCGTTCGCTTAGCTTGGCCACGGCTGCTGGTATCCCTGCTGTCTCTGTCCTGGTCGCCCACGGTAGCCG AGACTGAGGTGGTCAGTGTACTGGCCCCTGCCCAGGTGCACGGCTTCCTGGGCGACACCGTGAAGCTGCCATGCAAATTACAGCTCATGGAGGATAAAGTGACAGTGACTCAGGTGACTTGGACCCGGCAGAAGCCGACGGAGGCCATCCGCAGCGTGGCAGTCTTCCACCCTACCCAGGGCCCCAGTTTCCCCGAGCCCGGGCGGTTGGAGTTTGTGGCCGCCAAGCCAGGAGAGGAGCTACGGGACGCATCGCTGGCCTTGCGGGGGTTGGGCGCAGAGGATGAGGCCAACTACACCTGCCAGTTCGCCACGTTCCCTCAAGGCGACAGGAGCGCCCGAACCTGGCTCCGGGTGCTGG CCAAACCCCAGAACAAGGCCGAGACCCAGGAGGTCCCACTCAGCCCACTCGGCCCAGAGCCTGTGCCTGTGGCCAGCTGTGTCTCCACGGGGGGTCGCCCGCCTGCCCACATCTCCTGGTCCTCGCACCTGGACGGGAAGGCAAATAAGAGCCAGGTGCCAGGGCCCCTGCCCGGCACCTTCACCGTCATCAGCCTCTTAACCTTAACACCTTCGAGCCAGATGGATGGCAAGAACGTCACATGCAGAGTGGAGCATGAGAGCCTGGAGGAGCCGGTGTTGCTGCCTGTGACCCTCAGCATGCCCT ATTCCCCTGAGGTTTCCATCTCTGGCTATGATGACAACTGGTACCTTGGCCTCCATGGGGCCACCCTGCACTGTGACGTCCGCAGCAAACCAGAGCCCACGGGCTATAACTGGAGCAC GTCCACGGGACCCCTGCCACCCTCTGCTGTGGCCCAGGACACCCAGCTCCTGATCCATACTGTGGATGAATCCATCAACACGACTTTCATCTGCCTTGTCACCAACGCCCTGGGGACGGGCCAGGCAGAACTGACAGTCCTGGTCAGAG GACTTCCTAGGGAGCAACCACATTCGGGCTTATCCTCTTGGAAAATTATCCTCCTGACTCTGGGAATCCTGGTTGGTCTGGCCTTGTCCCTGTTCGTTTATCTCTGGCTACGCAGAAGCCTCT gTCACAAACGGCGCAGCCCCTCTGCTAATGGC
- the LOC105104707 gene encoding poliovirus receptor isoform X1, producing MAQAVRLAWPRLLVSLLSLSWSPTVAETEVVSVLAPAQVHGFLGDTVKLPCKLQLMEDKVTVTQVTWTRQKPTEAIRSVAVFHPTQGPSFPEPGRLEFVAAKPGEELRDASLALRGLGAEDEANYTCQFATFPQGDRSARTWLRVLAKPQNKAETQEVPLSPLGPEPVPVASCVSTGGRPPAHISWSSHLDGKANKSQVPGPLPGTFTVISLLTLTPSSQMDGKNVTCRVEHESLEEPVLLPVTLSMPYSPEVSISGYDDNWYLGLHGATLHCDVRSKPEPTGYNWSTSTGPLPPSAVAQDTQLLIHTVDESINTTFICLVTNALGTGQAELTVLVRAPSWKVQRDQLYSLLTQHLCHGNHCTATGTQPLCKPCWGSWVMPLSLGLRKAFQVYQAEPYHLELLEAQLKIVKQK from the exons ATGGCTCAAGCCGTTCGCTTAGCTTGGCCACGGCTGCTGGTATCCCTGCTGTCTCTGTCCTGGTCGCCCACGGTAGCCG AGACTGAGGTGGTCAGTGTACTGGCCCCTGCCCAGGTGCACGGCTTCCTGGGCGACACCGTGAAGCTGCCATGCAAATTACAGCTCATGGAGGATAAAGTGACAGTGACTCAGGTGACTTGGACCCGGCAGAAGCCGACGGAGGCCATCCGCAGCGTGGCAGTCTTCCACCCTACCCAGGGCCCCAGTTTCCCCGAGCCCGGGCGGTTGGAGTTTGTGGCCGCCAAGCCAGGAGAGGAGCTACGGGACGCATCGCTGGCCTTGCGGGGGTTGGGCGCAGAGGATGAGGCCAACTACACCTGCCAGTTCGCCACGTTCCCTCAAGGCGACAGGAGCGCCCGAACCTGGCTCCGGGTGCTGG CCAAACCCCAGAACAAGGCCGAGACCCAGGAGGTCCCACTCAGCCCACTCGGCCCAGAGCCTGTGCCTGTGGCCAGCTGTGTCTCCACGGGGGGTCGCCCGCCTGCCCACATCTCCTGGTCCTCGCACCTGGACGGGAAGGCAAATAAGAGCCAGGTGCCAGGGCCCCTGCCCGGCACCTTCACCGTCATCAGCCTCTTAACCTTAACACCTTCGAGCCAGATGGATGGCAAGAACGTCACATGCAGAGTGGAGCATGAGAGCCTGGAGGAGCCGGTGTTGCTGCCTGTGACCCTCAGCATGCCCT ATTCCCCTGAGGTTTCCATCTCTGGCTATGATGACAACTGGTACCTTGGCCTCCATGGGGCCACCCTGCACTGTGACGTCCGCAGCAAACCAGAGCCCACGGGCTATAACTGGAGCAC GTCCACGGGACCCCTGCCACCCTCTGCTGTGGCCCAGGACACCCAGCTCCTGATCCATACTGTGGATGAATCCATCAACACGACTTTCATCTGCCTTGTCACCAACGCCCTGGGGACGGGCCAGGCAGAACTGACAGTCCTGGTCAGAG CTCCCTCATGGAAGGTCCAGCGGGACCAGCTTTACTCTCTGTTAACTCAACATCTGTGCCACGGGAACCACTGTACCGCCACCGGGACTCAGCCGCTCTGCAAACCTTGCTGGGGTAGTTGGGTGATGCCCCTTTCACTGGGACTCAGGAAGGCTTTCCAAGTGTACCAGGCAGAACCCTACCACTTAGAATTGCTAGAAGCACAACTCAAAATAGTCAAgcaaaaatga